The following coding sequences lie in one Helicoverpa zea isolate HzStark_Cry1AcR chromosome 14, ilHelZeax1.1, whole genome shotgun sequence genomic window:
- the LOC124636398 gene encoding uncharacterized protein LOC124636398: MDKICDTCSERMSDGVYCTVCCMTMHFQCAGITEAGYRKLGDRKLTWRCNKCRLSGTSHQPVSPAPKSPIAESAVLLEIRALSEKLTPLESLKDEVSTMRKEFADLKSSLSKQFDEIINKLEDKLRVMEQRVVKVECIKEDVEKLQERLMKLEDESEDRDQWSRMNNIEIKGITQQNNENLLEIVVKIGSKINYPISKTQINFVSRVPTREKDRTKPIIVCFCNRYVKEDFIAAARLEAKTSPLTNSVFGLSGNQKVYINDHLTIKNKLLLSQTKKSAAAANFQYVWIKHAKIHARKTETSPVIIIKSEKDLTKIV; encoded by the coding sequence ATGGATAAAATTTGCGATACCTGTAGTGAACGGATGTCGGATGGAGTATACTGCACTGTATGCTGTATGACAATGCACTTTCAATGTGCGGGAATTACTGAAGCTGGTTATCGGAAATTGGGGGACAGAAAGCTTACCTGGCGTTGCAACAAATGTAGGCTATCCGGCACGTCCCATCAACCAGTATCGCCTGCACCAAAATCACCAATCGCAGAATCAGCAGTATTACTGGAAATACGAGCGCTGTCTGAAAAGCTGACTCCGTTGGAGAGTCTAAAGGACGAAGTCTCAACAATGAGGAAGGAATTCGCTGATTTAAAATCATCACTTAGTAAGCAATTTGATgagattataaataaactagaaGATAAGTTAAGGGTAATGGAGCAACGTGTTGTTAAGGTGGAGTGTATAAAAGAAGACGTGGAGAAGCTTCAAGAACGTTTGATGAAACTGGAGGACGAATCCGAGGACAGAGACCAGTGGTCACGAATgaataatatagaaataaaaggAATAACGCAGCAAAACAATGAAAATCTGTTGGAGATAGTCGTAAAAATTGGCTCAAAAATTAACTACCCAATCTCAAAAACCCAAATAAATTTTGTATCAAGAGTACCAACACGCGAGAAGGACCGTACTAAACCAATAATAGTTTGTTTCTGTAACCGATACGTAAAGGAGGACTTCATTGCCGCCGCTAGACTGGAGGCCAAAACGTCTCCTTTGACAAACAGTGTCTTTGGATTATCCGGTAATCAAAAGGTATACATTAACGACCATCttaccattaaaaataaattgttactgTCCCAAACCAAGAAGTCGGCTGCTGCAGCAAATTTTCAATACGTGTGGATAAAACACGCGAAAATACATGCACGAAAAACGGAGACAAGTccagttattattataaaatcagAAAAGGATTTAACAAAAATAGtgtaa